One window of Phycisphaeraceae bacterium genomic DNA carries:
- a CDS encoding insulinase family protein → MARVLHRGEVSVIVAIDRKARELNRSAARREMAERRRGRRTLDSGTPKEKRVTRIATRTLTCGMTVVIEPMAGVRSCALTWLLPAGAAHDPEDRLGLSALWAELLMRGAGGLDSRAHADACDAIGMSRSAECGPLFLRISATMLGDRLLDGLPLLADMVRRPRFDPDSLEPARELALMGIEALKDEPQERCSLLARTRHHPAPLNRSVLGTVEGLGAITQSDVVDGWATRAVPEGSLLGIAGAVDVDRTVDALERLTSGWRGSRQEPALGPTPARVYHHEQDDTASQVQILLMTEGPADPDSNSLLERIAASVLSGGMSGRLFTEVREKRGLCYSVSASYAADKRYGTLVAYVGTTPERAQESLDVLSAELGRIRSAEGRVSEDEFRRAIVGMKSGVVFSGESTGARAAAIASDYYRRGHARSLGEIAAEIDRVTLDDVNGYLAARQNGAFTIQTLGPKALTPPS, encoded by the coding sequence GTGGCGCGAGTTCTCCACCGAGGCGAGGTCTCGGTGATCGTCGCGATCGATCGAAAGGCGCGTGAACTGAATCGATCGGCGGCGCGTCGAGAGATGGCGGAGCGTCGGCGCGGCCGGCGCACGCTAGACTCAGGAACCCCGAAGGAGAAACGTGTGACACGCATCGCGACTCGAACACTCACGTGCGGCATGACGGTGGTCATCGAGCCGATGGCCGGGGTGAGGTCGTGCGCGCTGACGTGGCTACTGCCTGCGGGCGCGGCGCACGATCCGGAGGATCGGCTGGGTCTCTCGGCGCTGTGGGCGGAGCTGCTGATGCGCGGGGCTGGGGGCCTTGATTCGCGCGCTCATGCGGACGCGTGCGACGCGATCGGGATGTCCCGCTCGGCGGAGTGTGGGCCGCTTTTTCTGCGTATTTCGGCCACAATGCTGGGGGATCGGCTCCTCGACGGGCTTCCGCTTCTGGCGGACATGGTGCGTCGTCCCCGGTTTGATCCGGACTCTCTGGAGCCGGCACGTGAGCTGGCGTTGATGGGGATCGAGGCGTTGAAGGACGAGCCCCAGGAGCGCTGCTCGCTGCTGGCCAGGACACGCCACCATCCCGCGCCGCTCAACCGGAGCGTGCTCGGGACTGTCGAGGGTCTGGGGGCGATCACGCAATCGGATGTCGTTGATGGGTGGGCAACGCGAGCGGTCCCCGAGGGGTCGTTGCTCGGGATCGCGGGCGCGGTTGATGTCGATCGAACGGTCGATGCCCTCGAGCGACTGACGAGCGGCTGGCGTGGATCTCGCCAGGAGCCCGCGCTCGGCCCGACGCCGGCGCGGGTGTACCACCATGAGCAGGATGACACCGCTTCGCAGGTCCAGATCCTTCTGATGACGGAAGGACCGGCCGATCCGGACAGCAACTCACTGCTGGAGCGCATCGCGGCGAGCGTTCTCTCGGGCGGGATGTCGGGTCGGTTGTTCACCGAGGTGCGAGAGAAGCGGGGCTTGTGTTACTCGGTCTCGGCGTCGTATGCCGCGGACAAGCGGTACGGGACCCTGGTCGCGTATGTCGGAACGACTCCGGAGCGGGCGCAGGAGTCTCTGGATGTGCTGAGCGCGGAGCTGGGGCGGATCCGGAGCGCAGAGGGGCGTGTCAGCGAAGACGAGTTCCGGCGTGCGATCGTGGGGATGAAGTCCGGGGTGGTGTTCTCGGGCGAGTCGACGGGAGCACGTGCGGCGGCGATCGCGTCGGACTACTACCGGCGCGGACACGCCCGATCCCTGGGCGAGATCGCGGCGGAGATCGACCGGGTGACGCTGGATGATGTGAATGGGTATCTGGCTGCACGTCAGAACGGGGCATTCACGATCCAGACCCTTGGACCGAAAGCACTTACGCCGCCCTCATGA
- a CDS encoding DUF642 domain-containing protein, with product MNLRALAFVVPALIALPATAQLVNGGFEDPGLGFRTVNSGETYGSWTNGGPSNIEFVKAEVRPTLPGLEFSAYEGSYWIDLVGTGSPSSIFHDVVTVPGTKYEISFAFAGNPFSGGRIMTMDALWNGAVQGSYSHNTAGHSGADMGWTVYTFVVTGTGSDRLTFKATSGGAAAGPALDAVTMKIVPTPGALAAIGIAGLLGARRRRV from the coding sequence ATGAACCTACGCGCCCTCGCTTTCGTTGTTCCTGCTCTGATCGCTCTTCCTGCTACTGCCCAACTCGTGAACGGCGGTTTCGAGGATCCCGGCCTCGGCTTCCGCACCGTCAACTCGGGCGAAACCTACGGCAGCTGGACCAACGGCGGGCCGTCGAACATCGAGTTCGTGAAGGCCGAGGTTCGTCCGACGCTCCCCGGCCTCGAGTTCTCCGCCTACGAGGGCTCGTACTGGATCGACCTCGTCGGCACTGGCTCCCCCAGCAGCATCTTCCATGACGTCGTTACCGTTCCCGGCACCAAGTACGAGATCTCCTTCGCGTTCGCCGGCAACCCCTTCAGCGGCGGGCGGATCATGACCATGGATGCCCTCTGGAACGGCGCGGTCCAGGGTTCTTACAGCCACAACACCGCCGGGCATTCCGGCGCCGACATGGGCTGGACGGTCTACACGTTTGTCGTGACCGGCACCGGCAGCGATCGCCTCACGTTCAAGGCCACCAGCGGCGGCGCTGCGGCCGGTCCTGCGCTGGACGCGGTCACGATGAAGATCGTGCCGACTCCGGGCGCGCTCGCGGCGATCGGCATCGCCGGGCTGCTGGGCGCACGCCGCCGGCGCGTGTGA
- a CDS encoding CoA transferase subunit A, translating into MIQKVFATPESTIGDLRDRGIIRDGMTVMVGGFGLCGIPERLIVALRDSGVRDLTCISNNAGVDDFGLGLLLQTRQIKKMVSSYVGENATFEKQFISGELEVEFNPQGTLAERIRAGGAGIPAFYTATGVGTPAAEGKETREFYRPNEDTRAMNRELKGAVRAEGARKRTYVLETGLYADLALVKAYKADHFGNLVFRKTARNFNAMMAAAASFVIAEVEDLVPVGGIEPDQVHTPGNYVDRIVRTVSEKRIEQRTTRAG; encoded by the coding sequence ATGATCCAGAAGGTCTTTGCCACACCAGAGTCCACCATCGGCGATCTGCGTGATCGCGGCATCATCCGCGACGGCATGACCGTCATGGTCGGCGGCTTCGGCCTGTGCGGCATCCCCGAGCGGCTGATCGTTGCGCTTCGGGACTCGGGCGTCCGCGACCTCACCTGTATCTCCAACAACGCCGGCGTCGACGACTTCGGCCTCGGCCTCCTCCTCCAGACACGCCAGATCAAGAAAATGGTCTCCTCCTACGTCGGCGAGAACGCCACCTTCGAGAAGCAGTTCATCAGCGGCGAGCTCGAGGTCGAGTTCAACCCTCAGGGCACCCTCGCCGAACGCATCCGCGCCGGCGGGGCGGGGATCCCGGCGTTCTACACGGCGACGGGTGTGGGCACGCCGGCGGCCGAGGGGAAGGAGACACGCGAGTTCTACAGGCCGAATGAGGATACGAGGGCGATGAATCGCGAGTTGAAGGGCGCGGTTCGCGCGGAGGGGGCGCGGAAGCGGACGTATGTGCTGGAGACGGGGCTGTATGCCGACCTCGCGCTGGTCAAGGCCTACAAGGCGGATCACTTCGGGAATCTGGTCTTCAGAAAGACGGCGCGGAACTTCAATGCGATGATGGCTGCCGCGGCTTCGTTCGTGATCGCCGAGGTCGAGGATCTTGTTCCGGTCGGTGGGATCGAGCCGGACCAGGTCCACACGCCCGGGAACTACGTCGATCGGATCGTGCGCACGGTCTCGGAGAAGCGGATCGAGCAACGAACAACCCGCGCGGGCTGA
- a CDS encoding S8 family serine peptidase, with protein sequence MKITLTTTLFLAASSGLALPALAGDLPWYKKIRMDEVRTNTGLTGNGIRIGQTESGVPLQTHVALEGQVAAVRAFGTVTDHGTHTGSILVGKKTEAGGDFRGVAPGAKLYSGWTSRSNNAATQTQRFKDSADWHLARGVNLVNVSWGRDWFEPVAMREGITRVADLMTFRHDVLYVTAAGNEGDEVGTAGGGFGTITNPGYAYNSLTVGATSRASGYQRLVDFSSRAAPNARVKPDLVAPGGRILGAAATSNTTFRESSGTSYATPMVAGTVALLQEHGLSKGFSTNPLVMRSVVMNSTNKSVEDLGGVRWDRNPNLGRGAFSMSNQTGTGQLDAMQAYLQYDTGRYAPTYVGDTLVGASVPLVGWDTGFMLGATGVGNSSDYLTEKPLRKGSYLTSTLTWNRSVNTRPGGGTTDESPDKWVYNALNNFDLGVSELGSVGTIRQKSDSNDSTAEHLLYKVQNAKQHYIRAWAQARPDDGFFASQYGLAWNSWAAPTEVRSFNGDFKGDRLSLLDNGWFDSSGIGGSSDVTDPAFRPIGPNRWAMTLSPTVALLGRAAMSQEMVTPSNGLSLSFDIGFDYDFSGSVWVELAGMNLLDLAGLGVSITPVTGDNVERYQRITLNLGADHFAALGGDFQDLRFVASSAFGSFGNAYIDNVRYVPTPGTMALALGSIVGLARRRRV encoded by the coding sequence ATGAAGATCACCCTGACCACAACCCTGTTTCTTGCCGCGTCGTCCGGGCTTGCCCTGCCCGCACTCGCTGGCGATCTTCCCTGGTACAAGAAGATCCGTATGGACGAGGTCCGAACGAACACCGGACTCACGGGCAACGGCATCAGGATCGGCCAGACCGAATCCGGCGTGCCACTTCAGACGCATGTCGCTTTGGAAGGACAGGTCGCCGCGGTTCGCGCATTTGGCACCGTCACTGATCACGGCACCCACACCGGCTCGATCCTTGTCGGAAAGAAGACCGAAGCAGGCGGCGACTTCCGCGGTGTCGCTCCCGGCGCGAAACTCTACTCGGGCTGGACGTCCCGCTCGAACAACGCCGCCACACAGACGCAACGCTTCAAGGATTCCGCCGACTGGCACCTCGCGCGGGGCGTCAACCTTGTGAACGTGAGTTGGGGCCGAGACTGGTTCGAGCCCGTCGCGATGCGTGAGGGCATCACACGAGTTGCCGATCTCATGACCTTCAGGCACGATGTGCTCTACGTGACGGCAGCTGGTAATGAGGGCGACGAGGTGGGCACGGCGGGCGGCGGCTTCGGGACCATCACGAATCCCGGATACGCATACAACTCGTTGACAGTCGGGGCGACCAGCCGAGCGAGCGGGTATCAGCGACTGGTGGATTTCTCAAGCCGCGCAGCGCCGAACGCTCGCGTGAAGCCCGATCTCGTCGCGCCCGGCGGGCGCATCCTCGGTGCAGCCGCCACAAGCAACACCACGTTTCGCGAGAGCTCTGGCACAAGCTACGCGACGCCGATGGTCGCTGGGACCGTCGCACTCCTTCAGGAGCATGGCTTGAGCAAGGGGTTCTCGACAAACCCGCTCGTGATGCGATCTGTCGTCATGAACTCCACCAACAAGAGCGTCGAAGACCTCGGTGGCGTCCGCTGGGACCGTAACCCCAACCTCGGCAGGGGTGCCTTCTCCATGAGTAACCAGACCGGCACCGGTCAACTCGATGCCATGCAGGCCTACCTCCAGTACGACACTGGCCGGTACGCGCCAACCTATGTTGGTGACACCCTCGTAGGTGCCAGCGTTCCGCTGGTTGGGTGGGATACCGGGTTTATGCTCGGTGCCACCGGTGTCGGCAACTCCAGCGATTACCTCACCGAGAAACCCCTTCGCAAAGGGTCTTACCTCACCTCGACGCTCACATGGAACCGAAGTGTTAACACCCGCCCCGGCGGCGGCACGACGGACGAAAGCCCCGACAAGTGGGTCTACAACGCCCTCAATAATTTCGACCTCGGCGTCTCCGAACTCGGAAGCGTCGGAACGATCAGGCAGAAGAGCGACTCGAACGACAGCACCGCCGAGCACCTTCTCTACAAGGTCCAGAACGCAAAGCAGCACTACATCCGCGCGTGGGCGCAAGCCAGGCCCGACGACGGGTTCTTCGCCAGCCAGTACGGTCTTGCATGGAACTCATGGGCCGCGCCGACAGAGGTCCGTTCATTCAACGGGGACTTCAAAGGCGACCGCCTGTCTCTTCTCGACAACGGTTGGTTCGATTCCTCCGGTATCGGCGGCTCATCCGACGTCACCGACCCGGCCTTCCGTCCCATCGGCCCCAATCGCTGGGCAATGACTCTCTCGCCCACCGTTGCTCTCCTCGGCCGCGCTGCGATGTCCCAGGAGATGGTCACTCCGAGCAACGGCCTCTCCCTCTCCTTTGACATCGGCTTCGATTACGACTTCTCCGGCTCCGTCTGGGTTGAACTCGCAGGCATGAACCTCCTCGACCTCGCCGGCCTCGGCGTCTCGATCACACCGGTGACCGGTGACAATGTCGAACGCTATCAGAGAATCACCCTCAACCTCGGTGCAGACCATTTCGCGGCACTTGGCGGCGACTTCCAGGACCTCCGCTTCGTTGCCTCCTCCGCCTTTGGCAGCTTCGGTAACGCCTATATCGACAACGTCCGCTACGTCCCGACCCCAGGCACTATGGCACTCGCACTCGGCTCCATCGTCGGTCTGGCAAGACGCCGTCGCGTCTGA
- a CDS encoding amidohydrolase family protein produces the protein MAAPLSDSHPPRLREAHCHLHAHGQAAAMVNLDHCRSLGECLDTIRSARDQRLSPRGWLLARSARPESWPEHRWPTRPELDQACPDLPLVIWCFDHHALCANSRALAIAGVVRATPDPEGGVIERDATGEPTGLMLEAATRLVWSKVPEPTHEQRKAHVLLALLDLAAKGFIEAHDMLSHDWLGPILAELRREAGSDGLPCAVHLYPLVEDLERIASTRAAWESAEVRLAGGKVFTDGTINSRTAWMLEPFADPIPSHPRGTPLMSVEQIAGAIRTCTDHGLHLAAHAIGDGAVRACLDAAELGQSTPTGPPSVTPSLHLSATPLRIEHAELIDEADVPRFAKLGVVASVQPCHLLADIEALRRLLPHRLSRVFPLRELIDAGCRPGELLWFGSDTPIVRPDADDSIQAAVHRRRADMPADEAIAPEQAVAEPEAWGAFVVP, from the coding sequence ATGGCCGCACCTCTGAGTGATTCACATCCCCCGCGCCTCCGCGAGGCCCACTGCCATCTCCACGCGCACGGACAAGCCGCCGCGATGGTCAACCTCGATCACTGCCGCTCGCTCGGCGAGTGCCTCGACACCATCCGCAGCGCGAGAGACCAACGCCTCTCTCCCCGCGGCTGGCTCCTCGCTCGCAGCGCCCGGCCCGAATCCTGGCCCGAGCATCGCTGGCCCACACGCCCCGAACTCGATCAGGCATGCCCCGATCTTCCCCTTGTCATCTGGTGCTTCGACCATCACGCCCTCTGCGCAAACAGCCGGGCGCTAGCCATCGCCGGGGTGGTCCGCGCTACGCCCGACCCCGAGGGAGGCGTCATCGAGCGCGACGCCACCGGAGAGCCGACAGGCCTCATGCTCGAAGCCGCGACACGCCTGGTCTGGTCGAAAGTCCCAGAGCCCACGCACGAGCAACGCAAGGCCCACGTGCTCCTCGCGCTGCTAGACCTTGCCGCCAAGGGCTTCATCGAGGCCCACGACATGCTGAGTCACGACTGGCTCGGCCCCATTCTCGCCGAACTCCGGCGCGAGGCCGGCTCGGACGGTCTCCCCTGCGCCGTCCACCTCTACCCACTCGTCGAAGACCTCGAACGCATCGCATCCACCCGTGCCGCGTGGGAATCCGCCGAGGTGCGCCTCGCCGGAGGCAAGGTCTTCACCGACGGCACCATCAACAGCCGCACCGCGTGGATGCTGGAACCCTTCGCCGATCCCATCCCCTCGCACCCACGCGGCACGCCCTTGATGAGCGTCGAGCAGATCGCCGGGGCGATCCGCACCTGTACTGACCATGGCCTCCACCTCGCGGCACACGCCATCGGCGACGGCGCGGTCCGCGCCTGTCTCGATGCCGCCGAACTGGGCCAATCTACCCCTACGGGTCCTCCCTCCGTCACTCCCTCTCTTCATCTCTCCGCCACTCCCCTCCGCATCGAGCACGCCGAATTGATCGACGAGGCCGACGTCCCCCGCTTCGCCAAACTCGGCGTCGTTGCCAGCGTCCAGCCCTGCCACCTGCTCGCCGACATCGAGGCCCTGCGCCGCCTTCTGCCGCACCGGCTCTCGAGGGTCTTTCCCCTCCGTGAGCTCATCGACGCCGGGTGCAGGCCCGGCGAACTTCTCTGGTTCGGCTCAGACACGCCGATCGTCCGGCCGGACGCTGATGACAGCATCCAGGCGGCGGTGCATCGCCGTCGAGCCGACATGCCGGCGGACGAAGCCATCGCACCCGAGCAGGCGGTCGCTGAGCCCGAAGCGTGGGGCGCTTTCGTGGTGCCCTGA
- a CDS encoding iron ABC transporter permease translates to MSTLHEASTGEKVPIGARAARFIGQYGVMIALFLLLGAFLLYPIALTVRGGLAPDLRSQDGWTLRHVVAVFEDSNERRALFNSLKIALGTTTLACCIALPLAILSARYRFPLKGVFNATVLVPMIMPPFVGAIGVKAMLGRQGALNALLGTEFDFLGDGKMIGIMVVQALYLFPIIYLNATAALANLDPALDEAAENLGAGPWRRLFRIVLPLVRPGIFAGATIVLIWSFTELGTPLMFDFDRVTPVRIFYGLKEVENASPRPYALTLVLLTAAVLMYTVGKILFGGKAHAMYAKASRASAEKPLTGVRGYLAAGAFAFVSLVAVLPHLGVILTSITLPGQWYRTVLPTALTGDNYVNALTYDTASSGITNSLMLATLAMGLNLVIGVFVAYVIVRTRAKGRGVLDALCMMPIAVPGLVMAFGYVAMTLRWPFDGRLPEGLERVLSVVLPERWVVSISHAPLDGTWFDLAVLGTDPNPFPLLVIAYAVRRLPYVVRSTVAGLQQTSGELEEAAVNLGASRTTAVRKVILPLIMANLIAGGILVFSFSMLEVSDSLILAQQQKHYPFTKAIVAFTERLGDGPYVASAMGVWGMALLTTTLLAASMLLGKKLGAIFRA, encoded by the coding sequence ATGTCCACGCTTCACGAAGCCAGCACCGGCGAGAAAGTCCCGATCGGAGCCCGAGCGGCCCGGTTCATCGGTCAGTACGGGGTGATGATCGCGCTGTTCCTGCTGCTCGGAGCGTTCCTGCTCTACCCGATCGCGTTGACGGTGCGGGGGGGGCTCGCTCCCGATCTTCGGTCTCAGGACGGGTGGACGCTGAGGCATGTGGTCGCGGTCTTTGAGGACTCGAACGAGCGTCGGGCGCTCTTCAACTCCCTGAAGATCGCTCTGGGCACGACGACGCTGGCGTGCTGCATCGCGCTGCCGCTGGCGATTCTGTCGGCGCGGTATCGGTTTCCGTTGAAGGGTGTGTTCAACGCGACGGTGCTTGTGCCCATGATCATGCCGCCTTTCGTGGGGGCGATCGGCGTGAAGGCGATGCTCGGTCGCCAGGGCGCGTTGAACGCGCTGCTGGGGACTGAGTTCGACTTTCTGGGTGACGGAAAGATGATCGGGATCATGGTGGTGCAGGCGTTGTACCTGTTCCCGATCATCTATCTGAACGCGACGGCGGCACTTGCGAACCTCGATCCCGCGCTGGATGAGGCGGCGGAGAATCTCGGGGCGGGGCCGTGGCGTCGGCTCTTCCGCATTGTGCTGCCGCTGGTGCGTCCGGGGATCTTCGCGGGCGCGACGATCGTGCTGATCTGGTCGTTCACCGAGCTCGGCACCCCGCTGATGTTCGACTTTGACCGTGTCACGCCCGTCCGTATTTTCTACGGGCTGAAGGAAGTGGAGAACGCGTCGCCTCGTCCTTACGCCCTGACGCTGGTGTTGCTGACGGCGGCGGTGCTGATGTACACCGTGGGGAAGATCCTGTTCGGGGGGAAGGCCCACGCGATGTACGCGAAGGCGTCGCGGGCGTCGGCGGAGAAGCCCCTCACGGGCGTTCGCGGGTATCTGGCGGCGGGTGCCTTTGCGTTCGTGTCGCTGGTGGCGGTGCTTCCGCATCTCGGGGTGATTCTGACCTCGATCACGCTTCCGGGGCAGTGGTATCGGACGGTGCTCCCGACTGCTCTGACGGGTGACAACTACGTGAACGCGTTGACGTACGACACGGCGTCGAGCGGGATCACGAACAGTCTGATGCTGGCGACGCTGGCGATGGGCCTGAACCTGGTGATCGGGGTGTTCGTGGCGTACGTGATCGTCCGGACACGGGCCAAGGGGCGCGGGGTGCTGGATGCGCTCTGCATGATGCCGATCGCGGTGCCGGGGCTGGTGATGGCGTTCGGGTATGTGGCGATGACGCTGCGCTGGCCGTTCGACGGGCGCCTGCCCGAGGGGCTCGAGCGAGTGCTCTCGGTTGTGCTGCCGGAGCGTTGGGTGGTCTCGATCTCGCACGCCCCTTTGGACGGCACGTGGTTTGATCTCGCGGTGCTGGGGACCGATCCGAACCCGTTCCCGTTGCTTGTGATCGCGTATGCGGTGCGGCGACTGCCTTATGTCGTGCGTTCGACGGTCGCGGGGCTGCAGCAGACGTCGGGAGAGTTGGAGGAGGCGGCGGTGAACCTGGGGGCGAGCCGCACGACGGCGGTCCGGAAGGTGATCCTGCCTCTGATCATGGCGAACCTGATCGCAGGGGGGATTCTGGTCTTCTCGTTCTCGATGCTCGAGGTGTCGGACTCGCTGATTCTGGCGCAGCAGCAGAAGCACTATCCATTTACGAAGGCGATCGTGGCGTTCACGGAGCGTCTTGGCGATGGCCCGTATGTGGCCAGCGCGATGGGTGTGTGGGGGATGGCGCTGCTGACGACGACGCTGCTCGCGGCGTCGATGCTGCTGGGCAAGAAGCTGGGCGCGATTTTCAGGGCGTGA
- a CDS encoding haloacid dehalogenase type II → MRLDPDRFDALTFDCYGTLIDWERGLLDAIRPFAARASAPIDDQMLLTTYARHEAAAERGEFRQYKEVTRIAMEGVCAELGIAITRDEADAISRSIGDWPAFSDTVGAMRALKSRFKLCVCSNIDRDLFEGSRARLGVEVDAVVTAEDVGSYKPASGHFERAPAVLGIDRSRILHVAQSLYHDIGPARSLGYTTVWINRQRGRWGATPRVDGDVRPDFEAPDLATLAAWLVPDFRE, encoded by the coding sequence ATGCGACTTGATCCGGACCGGTTCGATGCGTTGACATTCGATTGTTACGGGACGCTGATCGATTGGGAGCGTGGGCTTCTTGACGCGATTCGACCCTTTGCAGCCAGGGCATCCGCGCCGATCGATGATCAGATGCTATTGACGACGTATGCGCGGCACGAGGCGGCCGCAGAACGAGGGGAGTTCAGGCAGTACAAGGAGGTCACGCGCATCGCGATGGAAGGAGTGTGCGCGGAGCTGGGCATCGCGATCACGCGTGATGAGGCGGATGCGATCTCACGGTCGATCGGCGACTGGCCGGCGTTCTCCGACACTGTCGGCGCGATGCGTGCGCTGAAGTCGCGGTTCAAATTATGTGTCTGCTCGAACATCGACCGCGATCTGTTCGAGGGGTCGCGTGCTCGGCTCGGCGTCGAGGTGGATGCGGTTGTGACCGCCGAGGATGTGGGGTCGTATAAGCCGGCTTCCGGCCACTTTGAACGGGCACCCGCCGTGCTGGGGATCGATCGATCACGGATCCTGCACGTGGCCCAGTCTCTGTATCACGACATCGGACCGGCGAGATCGCTTGGCTACACCACGGTGTGGATCAATCGCCAACGGGGGCGATGGGGCGCGACGCCTCGGGTCGATGGAGATGTACGGCCTGACTTCGAGGCGCCGGACCTTGCGACGCTCGCTGCGTGGCTGGTGCCTGACTTTCGGGAATAA
- a CDS encoding PQQ-binding-like beta-propeller repeat protein: METPTELMFAASGRVVTALDRYSGRPAWRIKLPRLFGGSIVTLIASGNEVFVGRGGYVYCLDRTSGGVLWERGVGSSGGVVMMATDRASTDDAAAQMIQAAQAAAAGAAAAAAGAAAAAS, from the coding sequence ATGGAGACGCCAACGGAACTCATGTTCGCCGCCAGCGGGCGGGTCGTTACCGCGCTCGACCGCTACTCAGGCCGGCCCGCTTGGCGCATCAAACTCCCACGCCTCTTCGGCGGCTCAATCGTCACACTCATCGCCTCGGGCAACGAGGTCTTTGTCGGCCGGGGCGGCTACGTCTACTGCCTCGACCGCACCAGCGGCGGCGTTCTCTGGGAAAGGGGCGTCGGCTCTTCCGGGGGTGTCGTCATGATGGCCACCGACCGCGCATCCACCGATGACGCCGCTGCTCAGATGATCCAGGCGGCACAGGCCGCCGCAGCCGGTGCAGCAGCAGCAGCAGCGGGGGCCGCGGCAGCCGCCAGTTGA
- a CDS encoding helix-turn-helix transcriptional regulator: MIRTVSYDGARIARCDADAWDRRWRDGVLNNVRMRQLTEATIRLHQASDVRELGQIAAESLRHLIPCDWPLVTLTTTHFPQSRHCFSTESADWQGYADRVLLHAHEDPVYTGRLRLLLDRPASPTEFVERNGLEKTEIYADVWRPLGARSIMRCLTPGLYNYRLEIGRSGSAAFDDSDAMVMQALADHLDAATDALVTRHAQRAPMGDGEVPVQRFCWLVCDDSGKILRTTERASRLMRLCLGERASAREIPAEWLAELRRRVRGHPPSPLFYTCEGCPVSVHIAPIRPTPNEYSVGFLERPEPADATARLVTLGLTRREAEVMRWMAEGKSNAAIGMILGISALTVKKHAENICRKIGADNRTTAVVIALEAMRAG, translated from the coding sequence GTGATTCGTACCGTCTCTTACGACGGCGCACGAATCGCCCGATGCGATGCGGATGCGTGGGATCGGCGTTGGAGGGATGGCGTGCTGAACAACGTCCGAATGCGACAGTTGACCGAGGCCACGATCCGTCTGCATCAGGCGTCGGATGTGCGTGAACTCGGCCAGATCGCGGCGGAGTCGCTGAGGCATTTGATCCCGTGTGATTGGCCGCTCGTCACGCTGACGACCACGCACTTCCCGCAATCGCGACATTGCTTCTCGACCGAGAGCGCGGATTGGCAGGGGTACGCCGATCGCGTGCTCCTTCACGCCCATGAGGACCCCGTGTACACGGGGCGCCTGCGCCTGCTGCTTGATCGTCCCGCATCACCGACAGAGTTCGTCGAGCGTAATGGGCTTGAGAAGACCGAGATCTACGCGGATGTGTGGCGTCCGCTCGGCGCGCGGAGCATCATGCGATGCCTGACGCCGGGCCTGTACAACTACCGGCTTGAGATCGGTCGGAGCGGATCGGCTGCGTTCGATGATTCGGACGCGATGGTGATGCAGGCGCTGGCGGACCACCTCGATGCCGCGACGGACGCGCTCGTGACGCGGCACGCTCAGCGTGCGCCGATGGGTGATGGCGAGGTTCCGGTGCAGCGTTTCTGCTGGCTGGTCTGCGATGATTCGGGGAAGATCCTGCGCACGACGGAGCGTGCGAGTCGGCTCATGCGTCTGTGCCTGGGGGAGCGTGCGTCGGCACGCGAGATCCCCGCGGAGTGGCTGGCGGAGCTGCGCCGGCGCGTGCGGGGGCATCCGCCTTCGCCGCTCTTCTACACGTGCGAGGGGTGCCCGGTCAGCGTTCACATCGCGCCGATCCGGCCGACCCCGAACGAGTACTCGGTCGGCTTTCTCGAGCGGCCGGAGCCGGCTGATGCAACGGCGCGGCTCGTGACGCTCGGCCTGACGCGACGCGAGGCCGAGGTGATGCGCTGGATGGCCGAAGGAAAGTCCAACGCGGCGATCGGGATGATCCTGGGGATCAGCGCGCTGACCGTGAAGAAGCACGCCGAGAACATCTGCCGCAAGATCGGCGCAGACAACCGGACAACCGCCGTGGTGATCGCGCTCGAGGCGATGCGAGCGGGGTGA